The Planktothrix sp. FACHB-1365 genome has a segment encoding these proteins:
- a CDS encoding DUF4912 domain-containing protein has translation MPKERPPLEDMTLRQLRKVASEYSISRYSRMRKSQLLEAIQEIESQKFGTPNPSRALEAQEVVEVAKFSVVSQNYQIDDSLSSVDEGLVDLPIGYGESQIVMMPRDPEWAYAYWDVSNEHKEMCRRQGGQQLALRIYDVTDIELKSQSPHSIQEYPCDELAREWYLPVPVSDRDYVVEIGYRCVDGRWLGLARSAATRIPPVYPAEWIDDQFITVSWDEELQGKTFYEFPVPSKTYVLAGVHDDLFGLSREAEAKRIAGSLFGSMHQVVKPQETVSSFIFPSGVGMWASGVGETLSGVGMSGVGQIMSGAGIGQTLSGIGMSGAGLGYTQSGAGYTTSGVGMSGAGLGIGQTMSGIGMSGAGLGYTQSGVGYTTSGVGMSGAGLGIGQTLSGIGMSGAGLGYTQSGVGYTTSGVGMSGAGLGIGQTMSGIGMSGAGLGYTQSGVGYTTSGVGMSGAGLGIGQTMSGIGMSGVGMGYTQSGVGYTQSGVGQIMSGVGIGQTMSGIGMSGVGMGYTQSGVGYTQSGVGYTQSGVGYTQSGVGYTQSGVGYTQSGVGYTQSGVGYTQSGVGYTQSGVGYTQSGVGYTQSGVGYTQSGVGYTQSGVGYTQSGVGYTQSGVGQTMSGAGMSMSGAGLGYTMSGMGMSGIGMGSSMPPIRPREFWLVADAELIIYGATEPDANLTIGGRPIKLNPDGTFRLQMSFQDGLLDFPIFAVAADGEQTRSVHLKFVRETPERHTNTKEEAVPEWLN, from the coding sequence ATGCCAAAGGAACGTCCACCTTTAGAAGATATGACCCTACGGCAACTCCGCAAGGTCGCAAGTGAATATAGCATTTCTCGCTATAGCCGAATGCGTAAATCTCAGCTTTTAGAAGCTATTCAAGAAATCGAAAGTCAAAAATTTGGAACCCCTAATCCATCACGCGCATTGGAGGCACAAGAAGTAGTGGAAGTCGCAAAGTTTTCCGTCGTCAGTCAAAACTATCAAATCGATGATTCCTTATCCTCAGTGGATGAGGGGTTAGTAGATTTACCGATTGGATATGGTGAAAGCCAAATCGTCATGATGCCCAGAGATCCTGAATGGGCCTATGCTTACTGGGATGTCTCTAACGAACACAAAGAAATGTGTCGGCGTCAAGGCGGACAACAACTGGCTCTACGGATTTATGATGTTACCGATATTGAGTTAAAGTCTCAAAGTCCCCATAGTATTCAAGAATATCCCTGTGATGAATTAGCACGGGAATGGTATTTACCAGTTCCTGTCAGTGACCGCGACTATGTAGTTGAAATTGGTTATCGCTGTGTAGATGGTCGTTGGTTAGGATTAGCGCGTTCTGCTGCAACTCGCATTCCTCCGGTTTATCCCGCAGAATGGATTGACGATCAATTTATTACTGTGTCTTGGGACGAAGAATTACAAGGGAAAACCTTTTATGAATTCCCCGTCCCCAGCAAAACCTATGTCCTGGCAGGGGTTCACGACGATTTATTTGGGTTATCCAGGGAAGCAGAAGCCAAACGCATCGCAGGTTCTCTGTTTGGTTCCATGCACCAAGTCGTCAAACCCCAAGAGACGGTGAGTTCCTTTATCTTTCCTTCGGGTGTGGGAATGTGGGCCTCTGGAGTGGGTGAAACCCTGTCCGGTGTGGGTATGTCCGGTGTTGGACAAATCATGTCCGGTGCAGGTATTGGTCAAACCCTCTCTGGTATCGGAATGTCGGGCGCAGGTTTGGGTTATACCCAGTCCGGTGCAGGTTACACTACTTCCGGTGTCGGAATGTCGGGCGCAGGTTTAGGTATTGGTCAAACGATGTCCGGTATCGGAATGTCGGGCGCAGGTTTGGGTTATACCCAGTCCGGTGTCGGTTACACCACTTCCGGTGTCGGAATGTCGGGCGCAGGTTTAGGTATTGGTCAAACCCTCTCTGGTATCGGAATGTCGGGCGCAGGTTTGGGTTATACCCAGTCCGGTGTCGGTTACACTACTTCCGGTGTCGGAATGTCGGGCGCAGGTTTAGGTATTGGTCAAACGATGTCCGGTATCGGAATGTCGGGCGCAGGTTTGGGTTATACCCAGTCCGGTGTCGGTTACACTACTTCCGGTGTCGGAATGTCGGGCGCAGGTTTAGGTATTGGTCAAACGATGTCCGGTATCGGAATGTCTGGTGTGGGTATGGGTTACACCCAGTCCGGTGTCGGTTATACCCAATCTGGCGTTGGACAAATTATGTCCGGTGTCGGTATCGGTCAAACGATGTCTGGTATCGGAATGTCTGGTGTGGGTATGGGTTACACCCAGTCCGGTGTCGGTTACACCCAGTCCGGTGTCGGTTACACTCAATCCGGTGTTGGTTATACTCAATCTGGTGTTGGTTATACTCAATCTGGAGTCGGTTACACTCAATCCGGTGTTGGTTATACTCAATCTGGAGTCGGTTACACTCAATCCGGTGTTGGTTATACTCAATCTGGAGTCGGTTACACTCAATCTGGTGTTGGTTATACTCAATCTGGAGTCGGTTATACTCAATCTGGAGTCGGTTATACTCAATCTGGAGTCGGTTATACTCAATCTGGAGTCGGTTATACTCAATCTGGTGTCGGACAAACCATGTCCGGTGCTGGAATGAGTATGTCCGGTGCAGGATTAGGCTATACCATGTCTGGTATGGGAATGTCTGGTATTGGGATGGGCTCTTCAATGCCACCGATACGTCCTCGCGAGTTTTGGTTAGTCGCTGATGCTGAACTGATTATTTATGGTGCGACCGAACCCGACGCTAACTTAACCATTGGCGGACGTCCCATCAAACTTAACCCCGATGGCACATTCCGCTTACAAATGTCCTTCCAAGACGGTTTACTCGATTTCCCCATTTTCGCCGTTGCTGCGGATGGAGAGCAAACCCGTTCTGTTCACCTCAAGTTTGTGCGTGAAACCCCTGAACGTCACACCAACACGAAAGAAGAAGCAGTACCTGAATGGTTGAACTAA
- a CDS encoding IMS domain-containing protein has product MRIPLDYYRILGLPIQATPEQLKQAHRDRTLQLPRREYSDQAITARKQLIDEAYAVLSDADQRQAYDMGFLAKTYEPESEVKTPAFGKRATSEATALEPVIDSHTPSIEIEDKQFVGALLLLHELGEYELVVKLCHPYLSNGSIGLKDGRFGDPALIVPDIILTVTSAYLELGREQWQQGQYENAASSLEAGQNLLLRESLFASLRGEMQTDLYKLRPYRILELLQLPLEKAAERRKGLQLLREMLHERGGIDGQGEDQSGLGVEDFLRFVQQLRRYMTTTEQQGLFEAEARRPSAVATYLAVYALIAQGFAEAQPALIRKAKLMLMQLGRRQDVHLEKAVCALLLGQTEEASRSLELSQEREPIAFIRENSQNSPDLLPGLCLYAESWLQDEVFPHFRDLLDKSVSLKDYFADPHVQAYLEALPNETGNPSNEWVVVQPRRPGTPSKSSPTPTNIQLTNTPLESPLTTGTRVNSEVSGVQVNESVSPLLSAPPPPSIRTSVEAGSASTSLQGSRKSESSRRSSSTSKETPPSTIPEPTSSGTTPPTPTPTTVPPPANSSSLRRIQRKNDATKWRRLLILGVGGLLGIWLLWFLLSLAFGALADVLGWSGPKLKGEQAMVQLNQPPLPIPEPKPVTAEPEKITPEVAEAKLNQWLSVKSAAMGPEHQVEGLRQILVDPALARWVGMAETMKQEGSHRTYKHSLKVTEVQMDQANPNQAVAYADVEEQAQFYSQGQLQNTENASLQIQYRFIRKDGEWRIEDWQVIR; this is encoded by the coding sequence GTGCGTATTCCACTCGATTATTACCGAATATTAGGCTTACCGATTCAAGCAACTCCTGAGCAACTTAAGCAAGCGCACCGTGATCGCACTTTGCAACTTCCTAGACGGGAGTATTCTGATCAGGCGATCACCGCACGCAAGCAATTGATTGATGAGGCGTATGCAGTTCTATCGGATGCCGATCAACGTCAAGCTTATGATATGGGGTTTTTAGCCAAAACCTACGAACCCGAATCAGAAGTTAAAACTCCCGCTTTTGGCAAACGTGCCACCAGCGAAGCCACTGCTTTAGAACCCGTCATCGACTCTCACACACCCAGTATTGAGATCGAGGATAAACAATTTGTGGGGGCATTATTATTACTCCATGAATTAGGGGAATATGAATTAGTGGTGAAATTATGTCACCCCTATCTTAGTAATGGCAGTATTGGCCTCAAAGATGGTCGTTTTGGTGATCCGGCTCTGATTGTTCCTGATATTATATTGACCGTTACCTCAGCCTATTTAGAATTGGGTCGGGAGCAATGGCAACAAGGACAATATGAAAACGCCGCTTCTTCCTTAGAGGCTGGACAAAATCTATTATTACGAGAAAGCTTGTTTGCCAGTTTGAGAGGTGAAATGCAAACGGATCTCTACAAACTCCGTCCTTACCGGATTTTAGAATTACTCCAACTTCCCTTAGAAAAAGCCGCAGAACGTCGCAAAGGATTGCAACTCCTGCGAGAAATGCTCCATGAACGGGGCGGTATTGACGGTCAAGGGGAGGATCAATCTGGGTTAGGCGTCGAAGACTTCCTGCGGTTTGTGCAGCAACTCCGTCGCTACATGACCACCACTGAACAACAAGGGTTGTTTGAAGCCGAAGCTCGTCGCCCCTCTGCCGTTGCTACCTATTTAGCGGTTTATGCCTTAATTGCCCAAGGCTTTGCCGAAGCGCAACCCGCCTTGATTCGCAAAGCCAAATTAATGTTGATGCAGTTAGGACGGCGGCAAGATGTACATTTAGAAAAAGCCGTTTGTGCTTTATTGTTAGGGCAAACGGAAGAAGCCAGTCGTTCTTTGGAATTAAGTCAGGAACGGGAACCCATTGCCTTTATCCGAGAAAATTCCCAGAATTCCCCTGATTTATTACCAGGATTATGTCTCTACGCGGAAAGTTGGTTACAAGATGAGGTCTTTCCGCATTTTCGGGATTTGCTGGATAAGTCGGTTTCTTTAAAAGATTATTTTGCTGATCCCCATGTCCAAGCTTACCTGGAAGCCCTACCGAATGAAACGGGCAACCCTTCCAATGAGTGGGTTGTGGTTCAGCCTCGCCGTCCTGGTACACCGTCAAAATCCAGTCCAACCCCCACGAATATTCAACTGACCAACACGCCCCTAGAGTCTCCCCTGACAACGGGAACCCGCGTGAATTCGGAAGTGTCAGGAGTTCAGGTTAACGAATCCGTTTCCCCCCTGTTGTCCGCCCCTCCTCCACCGAGTATTCGGACTTCCGTTGAAGCGGGTTCTGCCTCAACATCGTTACAGGGAAGTCGTAAATCTGAATCTTCCCGTCGCAGTTCTTCCACATCCAAGGAAACTCCCCCTTCTACGATTCCTGAACCTACATCATCGGGGACGACCCCGCCCACCCCGACACCAACCACTGTACCTCCTCCAGCTAATAGCAGCAGCCTCCGCCGTATTCAACGGAAAAATGATGCGACTAAATGGCGTCGGTTGTTAATTTTGGGTGTGGGGGGATTGTTGGGGATTTGGTTACTGTGGTTTTTACTGTCGCTTGCTTTTGGAGCCTTAGCAGACGTTTTGGGCTGGTCTGGGCCTAAATTGAAAGGGGAACAGGCAATGGTGCAGTTAAACCAGCCTCCCTTACCGATTCCTGAACCCAAACCTGTAACCGCAGAACCGGAAAAAATTACCCCGGAAGTGGCTGAAGCCAAACTTAACCAATGGTTGTCGGTGAAATCGGCTGCTATGGGGCCTGAGCATCAAGTTGAAGGGTTGCGACAAATTTTAGTTGATCCAGCCCTAGCTCGTTGGGTGGGGATGGCAGAAACGATGAAACAAGAGGGTTCCCATCGCACCTACAAACATAGTCTGAAAGTTACTGAAGTCCAGATGGATCAAGCCAATCCCAATCAAGCCGTTGCCTATGCGGATGTTGAGGAACAGGCTCAATTTTACAGTCAGGGTCAACTCCAAAATACTGAAAATGCTTCTTTGCAAATTCAATATCGCTTTATTCGCAAGGATGGCGAATGGCGTATTGAAGATTGGCAAGTAATCCGCTAA
- a CDS encoding protein-arginine deiminase family protein has protein sequence MNWMRYIAVALINAFGVVVGIIWVPAPPTFAQSAPTDLDLEYHINDSGLQLQGFETDTRKNPNFETIEITPKSLPELYQLRDRIQAELKKASNPPDINSNLEAWEYQLQLKQYETLVKANRQVETQIKFEETTLETWNQAIKIATEAATFGKQPETHTVKDWETAQQLWVQAIDTLRKIPRESFLSAKAIDKIVEYQGYLAIATYQRALAQQSQKEQPEKPQTISPISTANPQFPGFKLYGDTNRDGIVNEVDEQRPEQWSLSVGPLVLFNNDDDDRSGLPDWREKGVNGAEDEKDLAVVHFKVSQDYNGSELLMSVDETARPYINLFQKTSTGWKPVDLSGITPLEFSSDIILGVEAKQFANQNWSGLINLKAVARKQGIIIATDTISMGVAPWIMSPNTAPVSEVHISDRGDNQTIVQAVKTIVEKTGANVKVTPGATLWMKGTQEIGYVQFPKAEGLEEYPVVLKGNRSTESDDYAQSLMNQNFGWFEVGKPRQLDVFNQWADWYNNLAVTPALPKYPLGRIYYGTADNVSLNPEVLEFLKAQKIQGDPVAIDTSWLMVRHVDEIINFIPSPSGEPLMLIASPGEGIKLLKELEKQGYEGAAINRELSTQTTVRAALNNQLLIQHNQNLQKQKIDPLINQLKKEFNLRTDQIIEIPAIFSYSGYAWWPNLINCVYVNGELLVSNPKGPLIDGRDYTQEDFKRRVAVAGINVDFLEDDYYQELQGNIYTATNTTRLGNEQPFWQDIPTP, from the coding sequence ATGAACTGGATGCGCTACATTGCTGTTGCTTTAATTAATGCTTTCGGTGTAGTCGTTGGAATTATTTGGGTTCCCGCCCCTCCAACTTTCGCTCAGTCCGCACCAACGGATTTGGATTTAGAGTATCACATTAACGATTCAGGACTGCAATTGCAAGGATTTGAAACCGATACTCGCAAAAATCCTAATTTTGAAACCATCGAAATTACACCGAAATCCTTACCTGAATTATATCAACTGCGCGATCGCATTCAAGCCGAATTAAAGAAAGCCTCTAATCCTCCCGATATTAATAGTAATTTAGAAGCTTGGGAATATCAACTACAACTCAAACAATATGAAACCTTAGTTAAAGCAAACCGTCAAGTTGAAACCCAAATTAAATTTGAAGAAACAACCCTAGAAACTTGGAATCAAGCGATTAAAATAGCTACGGAAGCGGCAACCTTTGGTAAACAACCCGAAACCCATACCGTTAAAGATTGGGAAACAGCACAACAATTATGGGTTCAAGCTATTGATACGTTAAGAAAAATTCCTAGAGAATCTTTTTTAAGTGCTAAAGCTATTGATAAAATTGTAGAATATCAAGGGTATTTAGCGATCGCCACTTATCAACGAGCGTTAGCACAACAATCTCAAAAAGAACAACCCGAAAAACCACAAACCATTTCCCCCATTTCCACCGCTAATCCTCAATTTCCAGGGTTTAAACTGTATGGAGATACTAACCGAGATGGTATTGTAAATGAAGTCGATGAACAACGCCCAGAACAATGGTCTTTATCCGTTGGGCCGTTAGTCTTATTTAATAATGATGATGATGATCGCAGTGGCTTACCCGACTGGCGAGAAAAAGGGGTGAATGGGGCTGAAGATGAAAAGGATTTAGCAGTAGTTCATTTTAAAGTTTCTCAAGATTATAATGGTTCAGAATTATTGATGAGTGTTGATGAAACAGCAAGACCTTATATTAATTTATTCCAAAAAACCTCAACCGGATGGAAACCTGTTGATTTATCCGGTATAACCCCTTTAGAATTTAGTTCAGATATTATTTTAGGCGTAGAAGCAAAACAATTTGCCAATCAAAATTGGTCAGGTTTAATTAATTTAAAAGCCGTCGCCCGTAAACAGGGAATTATCATCGCAACTGATACTATTTCAATGGGAGTAGCCCCTTGGATTATGTCTCCGAATACTGCACCCGTTTCTGAAGTTCATATTAGCGATCGCGGCGATAATCAAACTATTGTTCAAGCGGTAAAAACAATTGTTGAAAAAACCGGAGCTAATGTTAAAGTAACACCAGGGGCAACCTTATGGATGAAAGGAACTCAAGAAATTGGTTATGTGCAATTTCCTAAAGCTGAAGGTTTAGAGGAATATCCTGTTGTTTTAAAAGGAAACCGGAGCACCGAAAGTGATGATTATGCTCAATCTTTAATGAATCAAAATTTTGGCTGGTTTGAAGTCGGTAAACCTCGCCAATTAGATGTATTTAATCAATGGGCAGATTGGTATAATAATTTAGCCGTTACTCCCGCTTTACCGAAATATCCATTAGGCAGAATTTATTACGGTACAGCCGATAATGTCAGTTTAAATCCCGAAGTTCTGGAGTTTTTAAAAGCCCAAAAGATTCAAGGTGATCCCGTTGCTATTGATACCTCTTGGTTAATGGTGCGTCATGTCGATGAAATTATTAATTTTATTCCCAGTCCCTCCGGTGAACCCTTAATGTTAATTGCTAGTCCAGGAGAAGGAATTAAACTCCTCAAAGAACTGGAAAAACAAGGCTATGAAGGAGCAGCAATTAATCGAGAATTAAGCACTCAAACCACCGTCAGGGCGGCTTTAAATAATCAATTATTGATCCAACATAATCAGAATTTACAAAAGCAAAAAATTGATCCCCTAATTAATCAACTTAAAAAAGAATTTAATCTGAGAACTGATCAAATTATTGAAATTCCGGCAATCTTTAGTTATAGTGGATATGCGTGGTGGCCGAATTTAATTAATTGTGTTTATGTCAATGGTGAATTATTAGTTTCTAATCCCAAAGGGCCGTTAATTGATGGGCGAGACTATACTCAAGAAGATTTTAAACGCCGGGTTGCCGTAGCTGGAATTAATGTTGATTTCCTAGAGGATGATTACTATCAAGAATTACAAGGTAATATTTACACTGCCACAAATACCACTCGTCTCGGAAATGAACAACCCTTCTGGCAAGATATACCTACCCCATAA
- a CDS encoding calcium-binding protein has product MFKKIINFVSNVIWPVAEPLIFTFFPQYEPLFNTILPIAEPWVQKLLEQNPQITLNTAPTLEVKPSQILTDINLLSSYKTLTQLSGQSSQLFILTDDIDVLAPPNTFNFPQQPSGVILPEWTINNPGGILALAGDDILVGSHQTDVMNGNTGNDQLSGAEGIDLLRGGQGNDTLKGDNGNDIINGNREDDFLMGGDGEDLLRGGKGKDNLDGGAGRDILIGDLDFDILTGGTDADLFILGANPAEVPLNATEADLITDFNATEGDQILIVASLTSEEITLETFDQTANFQLATGASQGIIIRQTTTGNIFGVVANTTDINIIKNSINIVNISDDLLGIG; this is encoded by the coding sequence ATGTTTAAAAAAATTATTAATTTTGTCAGTAATGTAATTTGGCCTGTTGCTGAACCCCTAATTTTCACATTTTTTCCCCAATATGAACCTTTATTTAACACTATTCTGCCCATTGCAGAACCTTGGGTTCAGAAATTATTAGAACAAAACCCTCAAATTACTCTGAATACAGCCCCAACTTTGGAAGTTAAACCCAGTCAAATTCTCACCGATATTAATCTTTTAAGCAGTTATAAAACCCTAACCCAATTATCAGGACAATCCTCACAATTATTTATATTAACGGATGATATTGACGTTCTAGCACCCCCCAACACTTTTAATTTTCCCCAACAACCGAGCGGCGTGATTTTACCGGAATGGACAATTAATAATCCCGGAGGAATATTAGCCTTAGCAGGGGATGATATTTTAGTCGGTTCTCATCAAACCGATGTCATGAATGGAAACACCGGAAATGATCAATTATCTGGTGCAGAAGGCATTGATTTACTTCGGGGCGGTCAGGGAAATGATACCCTCAAAGGGGATAATGGAAATGATATTATTAATGGGAATCGTGAGGATGATTTCTTAATGGGAGGGGATGGAGAAGATTTATTAAGAGGAGGGAAAGGAAAAGATAATTTAGATGGTGGTGCAGGACGAGATATTTTAATTGGAGATTTAGACTTTGATATTTTAACTGGGGGTACTGATGCTGATCTATTTATTTTAGGTGCAAACCCCGCAGAAGTTCCTCTAAACGCTACTGAAGCCGATTTAATTACTGATTTTAATGCTACAGAAGGCGATCAAATTTTGATTGTTGCTAGTCTTACCTCTGAAGAAATCACCTTAGAAACCTTTGATCAAACTGCCAATTTTCAACTCGCTACTGGAGCCTCCCAAGGAATCATTATTCGTCAAACAACAACGGGAAATATTTTCGGTGTTGTTGCTAATACCACCGATATTAATATTATTAAAAATAGTATTAATATTGTGAATATTAGTGATGATTTGTTAGGAATTGGCTAA
- a CDS encoding TMEM165/GDT1 family protein: protein MDFQLLGLSFITVFLSELGDKSQVAAIALSGSTKSPRPIFLGTAAALLLASFLGVMVGQGVAEVLPTHLVKIAAAIGFGVLGIRLLWFNQGEHSETDFSE, encoded by the coding sequence ATGGATTTTCAACTATTAGGATTGAGTTTTATTACGGTTTTTTTATCAGAATTAGGGGATAAAAGTCAAGTAGCAGCGATCGCTTTAAGTGGAAGCACCAAATCCCCCCGTCCGATCTTTTTGGGTACAGCCGCAGCCCTATTATTAGCAAGTTTTTTAGGGGTCATGGTGGGACAAGGGGTTGCAGAAGTTTTACCGACCCATCTTGTTAAAATTGCTGCTGCTATTGGGTTTGGAGTTTTAGGAATTCGGTTACTCTGGTTTAATCAAGGGGAACATTCAGAAACCGATTTTTCAGAATAG
- a CDS encoding TMEM165/GDT1 family protein, with amino-acid sequence MSSSPILVNVQEDRLTASASSAKKANPFQNLVSPKTWKIFVSTFITIFLAEIGDKTQLTTLLMTAESHAPWIVFAGAGSALVLTSLLGVLLGQWLATRISPRTLERLAGSSLLVISALLIWEVLHS; translated from the coding sequence ATGAGTTCATCCCCGATCCTTGTTAACGTTCAGGAAGACCGACTAACTGCATCCGCTAGTTCTGCCAAAAAGGCTAATCCCTTTCAAAATTTAGTGAGTCCCAAGACTTGGAAAATTTTTGTTTCCACTTTTATTACTATTTTTTTAGCAGAAATTGGAGATAAAACCCAACTCACAACTTTATTGATGACGGCAGAATCTCATGCTCCTTGGATTGTTTTTGCGGGTGCAGGAAGTGCCTTAGTATTAACCAGTTTATTAGGGGTTTTACTGGGTCAATGGTTAGCTACACGCATCTCTCCCCGAACCTTGGAACGGTTAGCCGGAAGCAGTTTATTAGTGATTTCTGCATTATTAATTTGGGAAGTTTTACACTCATAA
- a CDS encoding YkgJ family cysteine cluster protein, whose protein sequence is MTNWLCVKQCGACCHLDPGERPELEDYLTPEDLQLYLSLVGEDGWCIHFDAEARECKIYDQRPRFCRVQPDVFQELYGIEPEELNDFAIDCCQQQIEGVYGDSSPEMERFNQAVEG, encoded by the coding sequence ATGACAAATTGGCTTTGTGTAAAACAATGTGGGGCGTGCTGTCATCTCGACCCTGGCGAACGTCCTGAGTTAGAGGACTATTTAACCCCAGAGGACTTACAACTGTATTTAAGTTTAGTCGGGGAAGATGGATGGTGTATTCATTTTGATGCGGAAGCCAGAGAATGCAAAATCTATGATCAACGCCCTCGATTTTGTCGGGTACAACCGGATGTTTTTCAAGAATTATATGGTATCGAACCGGAAGAGTTAAACGATTTTGCCATTGATTGTTGTCAACAACAAATTGAAGGGGTGTATGGGGATTCTTCCCCGGAAATGGAACGTTTTAATCAAGCGGTTGAGGGATAA
- a CDS encoding Ycf66 family protein, producing MLAYILAIAVGLGSFALYMAAFFFPEVHRKSDFVWSGVGLFYALVLWACAGRITGAVLLGQVASVSLLVWFGWEALVLRRAGTPVAQQTPIPADVKERVNSFLRPQPPVISPQSTPPVNIPTPPQSVSTINPVTPEPPVETLGEPKPEPEIMATAPDVAAVQDDIVVEEPLISSVTPEPEVTVEEIPVTPSVEPTISPVETPQKAKEKTPISSGKTPSKTVAKPQKSIPELAGMVSGWVGNLTGLFNKKTKTKTPKPTTTAKSPKPDSVPATSTVVESTPSSQADSVASEFAEFEDIETTVSSTPNVAEVVETQPEPPTEPEATETVEKPTPSPFEQITTPQVEVIVEITAEQVNLIIEDTQESVVVDVADSETVEEIIIESEPETSAEATESEETTPAALVRPHPPNPDLKAAAQKPTDSNSASEPKPES from the coding sequence ATGCTGGCGTATATCCTAGCGATCGCAGTGGGTTTAGGAAGTTTTGCCCTTTATATGGCGGCCTTCTTCTTTCCAGAAGTTCACCGCAAAAGTGATTTTGTCTGGAGTGGAGTCGGATTGTTTTATGCACTGGTGCTCTGGGCCTGTGCTGGACGAATTACAGGGGCCGTGCTTTTAGGCCAAGTGGCGAGTGTATCATTATTAGTTTGGTTTGGATGGGAAGCGCTGGTACTACGCCGAGCCGGAACCCCTGTGGCCCAACAAACCCCGATTCCGGCGGATGTTAAAGAACGAGTCAACAGCTTTTTACGTCCTCAACCTCCGGTGATTTCACCTCAATCTACACCCCCGGTCAATATTCCTACTCCTCCTCAATCTGTCTCTACAATTAATCCTGTTACTCCTGAACCCCCTGTAGAAACCCTAGGGGAACCCAAGCCCGAACCGGAAATCATGGCAACGGCTCCTGATGTCGCAGCAGTTCAGGATGATATCGTTGTAGAAGAACCTCTGATTTCTTCTGTCACTCCCGAACCAGAAGTTACTGTTGAGGAAATCCCAGTCACCCCCAGTGTTGAACCGACTATCTCCCCTGTAGAAACACCTCAGAAAGCAAAAGAAAAAACCCCGATTTCTTCAGGAAAAACGCCATCAAAAACCGTTGCTAAACCCCAGAAATCCATCCCAGAACTTGCTGGAATGGTATCGGGTTGGGTTGGTAACTTAACAGGATTATTCAATAAAAAAACCAAAACTAAAACCCCGAAACCGACCACTACAGCTAAATCTCCTAAACCGGATTCTGTTCCCGCGACTTCAACAGTTGTAGAATCAACTCCATCGAGTCAGGCTGATTCTGTAGCCTCAGAATTTGCAGAATTTGAGGATATAGAAACAACGGTTTCTTCAACCCCTAATGTTGCAGAAGTTGTTGAGACTCAACCTGAACCCCCAACAGAACCAGAAGCGACGGAAACCGTTGAAAAACCGACTCCTTCACCCTTTGAACAAATTACTACACCCCAGGTGGAAGTTATAGTTGAGATTACCGCAGAACAGGTGAATCTTATTATTGAAGACACCCAGGAATCTGTGGTTGTCGATGTCGCAGACTCAGAAACCGTTGAGGAAATTATTATAGAGTCGGAACCTGAAACGTCCGCCGAAGCCACTGAATCTGAGGAAACCACCCCTGCGGCTTTAGTTCGTCCCCATCCTCCCAACCCAGATTTAAAAGCCGCCGCCCAAAAACCGACGGACTCTAATTCTGCTTCTGAACCTAAACCGGAATCATGA